A genomic region of Bradyrhizobium sp. ORS 278 contains the following coding sequences:
- a CDS encoding carbohydrate ABC transporter permease has protein sequence MAQLVETEAAPRRAKRWRRRLLPYLLSLPALLVCIAILVPFVTAAVYSLQRYRLNLPYLRGFIGVDNYIDFLSDPAFWNTLRISLVYTAVTVIAELLLGLGIALLLRRPTRFHNAVSIMLLLPLMTAPAIAALMWKLMTNPSFGILSYLVGLLGVHDFKWASDPSTALFTVVLVDVWVYTPFIMILLLAGLRSLPRQPFEAAALDGVPASFVFFRITLPMLAPYIITASLFRLLDSIQQFDIVYAMTQGGPGDRLMVFQVQAYLEFFQYTNVGRSAALLMILWLITNILSNIFIKNWLRLRARAHGHA, from the coding sequence ATGGCCCAACTTGTCGAGACCGAGGCGGCGCCACGCCGCGCCAAGCGCTGGCGCAGACGGCTGCTGCCGTATCTATTGAGCCTGCCGGCGCTGCTGGTGTGCATCGCCATCCTGGTGCCGTTCGTGACCGCCGCGGTCTATTCGCTGCAGCGTTACCGGCTCAACCTGCCATATCTGCGCGGCTTCATCGGTGTCGACAACTATATCGATTTTCTGTCCGATCCCGCGTTCTGGAACACGCTGCGCATTTCGCTGGTCTACACTGCCGTGACGGTCATCGCCGAGCTGCTGCTCGGCCTCGGCATTGCGCTCTTGCTGCGCCGGCCGACGCGCTTCCACAATGCGGTCTCGATCATGCTGCTGCTGCCGCTAATGACGGCTCCAGCGATCGCCGCGCTGATGTGGAAGCTGATGACCAATCCAAGCTTCGGCATCCTGTCCTACCTCGTCGGCCTGCTCGGCGTGCACGACTTCAAATGGGCGTCCGATCCGTCGACCGCGCTGTTCACGGTCGTGCTGGTCGATGTCTGGGTCTATACGCCTTTCATCATGATTCTGCTGCTGGCCGGCCTGCGGTCGCTGCCGCGGCAGCCGTTCGAGGCAGCGGCGCTCGACGGCGTGCCGGCGAGCTTCGTGTTCTTCAGGATCACGCTGCCGATGCTCGCACCCTATATCATCACGGCGTCGCTGTTCCGCCTGCTCGATTCCATCCAGCAGTTCGATATCGTCTATGCGATGACCCAAGGCGGCCCTGGCGACCGGCTGATGGTGTTCCAGGTCCAGGCCTATCTGGAGTTCTTCCAGTACACCAATGTCGGTCGCTCGGCGGCGCTGCTGATGATCCTGTGGCTGATCACCAACATCCTGTCGAACATCTTCATCAAGAACTGGCTGCGGCTGCGCGCACGTGCCCACGGTCACGCCTGA
- a CDS encoding extracellular solute-binding protein, whose amino-acid sequence MYDREKNLFASYAGKHISRRDLLDGAAKLGIAGVAANAAFASEMSKAMAADFNWKSQSGKTVKLLLNKHPYVDAMIGDIEAFKSLTGMNVTYDIFPEDVYFDKVTAALSSKSDQYDAFMTGAYMTWTYGPAGWIEDLNTYIKDPAKTNPAFAWDDVLPGLRSSTAWDGVAGSELGSGKAKQWCIPWGYELNNVTYNRNIFSKVGVKPPTNLDDMVEVAAKITKDAGGPYGVGVRGSRSWATIHPGFLSAYANFGQKDFVMEGGKLKAAMNTKASKDFHEKWVKMIQGSGPKNWSTYTWYQVGTDLGAGASGMIFDADILGYFMNGGENKERGNLGYAPFAANPAAKAPTPNVWIWSLAMSSFSKQKDAAWIFMQWAASVEHDLFGARKMDFVNPVRTSVWKDSEFRDRIAKSYPGYLEQHDLSAPGAKIYFTAQPLFFDLTTEWAASLQKMVAKEITVDEGLDKLAESINRQLKQAGLG is encoded by the coding sequence ATGTACGACCGTGAGAAGAATCTCTTTGCGTCCTATGCCGGCAAGCACATCAGCCGGCGTGATCTGCTCGACGGCGCCGCCAAGCTCGGCATCGCCGGTGTCGCCGCCAATGCCGCCTTTGCTTCCGAGATGTCGAAGGCGATGGCCGCGGATTTCAACTGGAAGTCCCAGAGCGGCAAGACGGTCAAGCTGCTGCTCAACAAGCATCCTTACGTTGACGCGATGATCGGCGACATCGAGGCGTTCAAGAGCCTGACCGGCATGAACGTCACCTACGACATCTTCCCGGAGGATGTCTATTTCGACAAGGTGACGGCGGCGCTGTCGTCGAAATCGGATCAGTACGACGCCTTCATGACCGGCGCCTACATGACCTGGACCTATGGTCCGGCCGGCTGGATCGAGGACCTCAACACCTACATCAAGGATCCAGCCAAGACCAACCCCGCTTTCGCCTGGGACGACGTGCTGCCGGGCCTGCGCTCCTCGACCGCCTGGGACGGCGTCGCCGGCTCCGAACTCGGCTCGGGCAAGGCCAAGCAGTGGTGCATTCCGTGGGGCTACGAACTCAACAACGTCACCTATAACCGCAACATCTTCAGCAAGGTCGGCGTCAAGCCGCCGACCAATCTCGACGACATGGTGGAGGTCGCCGCCAAGATCACCAAGGATGCCGGCGGCCCGTATGGCGTCGGCGTGCGCGGCTCGCGCTCCTGGGCCACCATCCATCCAGGCTTCCTCTCGGCCTATGCCAATTTCGGCCAGAAGGACTTCGTGATGGAGGGCGGCAAGCTCAAGGCCGCAATGAACACGAAGGCCTCGAAGGACTTCCACGAGAAGTGGGTCAAGATGATCCAGGGCTCGGGCCCGAAGAACTGGTCGACCTACACCTGGTACCAGGTCGGCACGGATCTCGGCGCCGGCGCCTCCGGCATGATCTTCGATGCCGACATCCTCGGCTACTTCATGAACGGCGGTGAGAACAAGGAGCGCGGCAATCTCGGCTACGCCCCGTTCGCGGCCAACCCGGCCGCCAAAGCGCCGACGCCGAACGTCTGGATCTGGTCGCTGGCGATGTCGAGCTTCTCCAAGCAGAAGGACGCGGCCTGGATCTTCATGCAGTGGGCGGCCTCCGTCGAGCACGACCTGTTCGGCGCGCGCAAGATGGACTTCGTCAATCCGGTCCGCACCTCCGTGTGGAAGGACAGCGAGTTCCGCGACCGCATCGCCAAGTCTTATCCGGGCTATCTCGAGCAGCATGACCTCTCGGCACCCGGCGCGAAGATCTACTTTACAGCGCAGCCGCTGTTCTTCGATCTCACGACGGAGTGGGCGGCGTCGCTGCAGAAGATGGTGGCCAAGGAGATCACCGTTGACGAGGGCCTCGACAAGCTTGCCGAGAGCATCAACCGTCAGCTGAAGCAGGCCGGCCTCGGCTGA
- a CDS encoding sugar-binding transcriptional regulator, with translation MVDGEASLATRAAWLYFAAGLTQSEVADRLNIQSTKAHRLIARASREGMIRVFVEGPVAECVALENALADRYGLDFCRVAPDLGEGDLPLKALALEGASFLRQVLERGDDKIIGVGHGRTLAAVVAQLPQTPARDVQFVSLLGGLTRKFAANPFDVIHRLAERTGAEAYLLPVPVFANSVADRRVLMQQFGIADVFALAQQASLLFVGIGQIHADGFLVSSGMIKPDEVVELKRAGACADLLGHFFNAEGELLDLDLSARATSMAASDLKKHRIVAIGGGEAKITALRAVLRSGFLNGLIIDEVTAQALSTDKPEKTSGVLKNKSRKGR, from the coding sequence ATGGTGGACGGCGAGGCTTCGCTGGCGACGCGTGCGGCGTGGCTGTATTTCGCGGCCGGGCTGACGCAATCGGAGGTCGCCGACCGGCTCAACATCCAGAGCACCAAGGCGCATCGCCTGATTGCGCGCGCCAGCCGCGAAGGCATGATCCGCGTGTTCGTCGAGGGTCCCGTCGCCGAATGCGTCGCGCTGGAGAATGCGCTCGCCGACCGCTACGGCCTCGACTTCTGCCGCGTCGCGCCGGATCTCGGCGAGGGCGACCTGCCGCTGAAGGCGCTGGCGCTGGAGGGCGCGAGCTTCCTGCGCCAGGTGTTGGAGCGCGGCGACGACAAGATCATCGGCGTCGGCCACGGCCGCACGCTCGCGGCCGTCGTGGCGCAGTTGCCGCAGACGCCCGCGCGCGACGTGCAGTTCGTCTCGCTGCTCGGCGGCCTGACGCGAAAATTCGCGGCCAATCCGTTCGACGTCATCCATCGCCTCGCCGAGCGCACCGGCGCGGAGGCCTATCTGCTGCCGGTGCCGGTGTTCGCCAATTCCGTCGCCGACCGCCGTGTGCTGATGCAGCAGTTCGGCATCGCCGACGTGTTCGCGCTGGCCCAGCAGGCCTCGCTGCTGTTCGTCGGTATCGGCCAGATCCACGCCGACGGCTTCCTGGTGTCGAGCGGCATGATCAAGCCCGACGAGGTCGTCGAGCTGAAGCGCGCTGGCGCCTGCGCCGATCTGCTCGGGCACTTCTTCAACGCCGAGGGCGAGTTGCTCGATCTCGACCTGTCGGCGCGCGCCACCTCGATGGCGGCGAGCGATCTCAAGAAACACCGCATCGTCGCCATCGGCGGCGGCGAAGCGAAGATCACGGCCCTGCGCGCGGTGCTGCGCAGCGGCTTTCTGAACGGCCTCATCATCGATGAGGTGACGGCTCAGGCACTCAGTACCGACAAGCCGGAGAAAACATCCGGTGTTCTTAAAAACAAAAGTCGGAAGGGCAGGTAA
- a CDS encoding FGGY-family carbohydrate kinase, whose protein sequence is MTELFVGIDLGTSGVRACAVDPSGTLRGAAAVPLPAPRQDGAAIEQDPELWWQATTAALVELGTRVDLQGVTRIAVDGTSGTLLLIDADGRPCSPGLMYNDARAVGEARRIAAVAPPESGAHGASSALAKLLHLLTAGSAARRAVHQADWIAGRLAGRHGISDENNALKLGYDPVQRRWPDWLAQLGIAPELLPSILAPGTPFADIDPSTARALGLSSSARVVAGTTDGVAAFIATGADMPGDAVTSLGTTLVVKLIATQPIFAAAQGVYSHRLGDKWLAGGASNSGGAALLSHFSAADMDLMTPLLRPDDPTGLDYYPLPKPGERFPIADPALAPRITPRPVEDHRFFQALLEGIGRVEALAYQRLQALGAPALRRVISIGGGAKNAAWTRIRERIIGAPVSVAAQTEASYGTALLALQGPPQ, encoded by the coding sequence ATGACGGAGTTGTTTGTCGGCATCGACTTGGGCACCAGCGGCGTGCGCGCCTGCGCCGTCGATCCCAGCGGCACGCTGCGTGGTGCGGCGGCCGTGCCGCTGCCGGCGCCGCGTCAAGATGGCGCAGCGATCGAGCAGGATCCCGAGCTGTGGTGGCAGGCGACGACCGCGGCTCTCGTCGAGCTCGGCACACGCGTCGATCTGCAGGGCGTGACGCGCATCGCTGTCGACGGCACCTCCGGCACGCTGCTGCTGATCGATGCGGACGGACGGCCCTGCTCGCCTGGCCTGATGTACAACGACGCGCGGGCCGTCGGCGAAGCCAGACGCATTGCGGCGGTCGCGCCGCCCGAGAGCGGCGCGCATGGCGCGAGCAGCGCGCTCGCCAAGCTGTTGCATCTTCTCACCGCGGGCAGCGCCGCGCGCCGCGCCGTGCACCAGGCCGACTGGATTGCCGGACGCCTCGCCGGCCGGCACGGCATCAGCGACGAGAACAACGCGCTCAAGCTCGGCTACGATCCAGTGCAGCGCCGCTGGCCGGACTGGCTCGCTCAGCTCGGCATCGCGCCGGAGCTGCTGCCGAGCATTCTGGCGCCCGGCACACCGTTCGCCGACATCGATCCGTCGACGGCGCGCGCGCTCGGACTCTCCTCATCGGCGCGCGTCGTCGCCGGCACCACCGACGGCGTCGCCGCCTTCATCGCCACCGGCGCCGACATGCCGGGCGATGCGGTGACCTCGCTCGGCACCACGCTCGTGGTCAAGCTGATCGCCACCCAACCGATCTTCGCCGCCGCCCAGGGCGTCTACTCGCACCGGCTCGGCGACAAATGGCTCGCCGGCGGCGCATCGAATTCCGGCGGCGCCGCGCTGCTGTCGCATTTCTCGGCCGCCGATATGGACCTGATGACACCGCTGCTGCGCCCCGATGACCCGACCGGGCTCGACTACTATCCGCTGCCCAAGCCGGGCGAGCGCTTTCCGATCGCCGATCCCGCGCTCGCGCCGCGGATCACGCCGCGGCCCGTCGAGGATCACCGCTTCTTCCAGGCCCTGCTCGAAGGCATCGGCCGTGTCGAGGCGCTCGCCTATCAGCGGCTGCAGGCGCTCGGCGCCCCGGCGCTGCGGCGGGTGATCAGCATCGGCGGCGGCGCGAAGAACGCGGCATGGACGCGGATACGCGAGCGCATCATCGGTGCGCCGGTCAGCGTCGCGGCGCAGACCGAGGCGAGCTACGGCACGGCGCTGCTGGCACTGCAGGGACCGCCGCAATGA
- a CDS encoding TIGR01459 family HAD-type hydrolase, translating into MTAAACEISGLAAIADRFDHVLLDQWGTLHDGRTVFPPAHDCVTKLREAGKHVLVLSNSGKRAAPNAERLARLGLPRAAYDGILTSGEVTWAGLRGRTRAPFTDCGHACFLITRGGDCSLIDGLDLVIVNDTRDADFILLGGLDDDQAEPDLWRDRFAQAAARQVPMICANPDLMMFGASGLVPAPGTLARAYEWLGGAVTFIGKPYQPIFAAALEQLGHPDPHRVLMIGDSLDHDVAGARAMGMQTLLLADGVHRTTLAGAPDLAAATRKLAASASRMPTWTMQQLAW; encoded by the coding sequence ATGACTGCTGCCGCGTGTGAGATCAGCGGCCTCGCCGCGATCGCCGACCGTTTCGATCACGTGCTGCTCGACCAATGGGGCACGCTGCATGACGGCCGCACGGTGTTTCCCCCCGCGCATGACTGCGTGACGAAACTGCGCGAGGCCGGCAAGCACGTCCTGGTGCTGTCTAACTCCGGCAAGCGCGCCGCGCCCAATGCGGAACGTCTCGCGCGGCTCGGCCTGCCGCGCGCGGCCTATGACGGCATCCTCACCTCCGGCGAAGTGACCTGGGCGGGCCTGCGCGGGCGTACGCGCGCGCCCTTCACCGATTGCGGCCATGCCTGCTTCCTGATCACCAGAGGCGGCGACTGCTCGCTGATCGATGGTCTCGACCTCGTCATCGTGAACGATACGCGCGATGCCGATTTCATCCTGCTCGGCGGCCTCGACGACGATCAGGCCGAGCCCGACCTCTGGCGCGATCGATTCGCGCAGGCCGCGGCGCGGCAGGTGCCGATGATCTGCGCCAATCCCGACCTGATGATGTTCGGCGCAAGCGGCCTCGTTCCGGCGCCCGGGACGCTCGCGCGCGCGTATGAATGGCTGGGCGGCGCCGTGACCTTCATCGGCAAGCCATATCAGCCGATCTTCGCGGCCGCGCTGGAGCAGCTCGGTCATCCGGACCCGCACCGCGTGCTGATGATCGGCGATTCGCTGGACCACGATGTCGCCGGCGCTCGCGCCATGGGGATGCAGACATTGCTGCTCGCCGACGGCGTGCATCGCACGACGCTCGCCGGCGCGCCGGATCTCGCCGCCGCGACGCGCAAGCTCGCGGCTTCCGCGAGCCGCATGCCGACGTGGACGATGCAGCAGCTGGCCTGGTGA
- a CDS encoding class II aldolase/adducin family protein, translating into MREPGDLQALRAMSARVGRNMLLVQGAGGNSSVKQDDVLWVKASGTWLSDATEKNIFVPVLLSAARAALARDDERIPLAAPGPLRASIETSLHALLPHRVVLHVHAVNTIAWAARRDAREELARRLDGLAWRHLDYFHPGLPLARAVSAVVAQARVDVLILGNHGLVVGADNCDAAEALVHDVERRLALPPRAAPVADEAALARLCAGTPYRLPQDAASHGTATDPFSRAVATGGSLYPDHVVFLGPGLPTIDGAEGLATLLARTQASGLPAPVAALVPGLGAIIRSDASAGAEAMLSCLALVTSRLPLLAEIGYLSSQHEQMLLNWDAERYRQQLTASRQ; encoded by the coding sequence ATGCGCGAGCCCGGAGACCTGCAAGCCCTGCGCGCGATGTCGGCGCGCGTCGGCCGCAACATGCTGCTGGTGCAGGGCGCCGGCGGTAACTCGTCGGTCAAGCAGGACGACGTGCTGTGGGTGAAGGCCTCCGGCACCTGGCTGTCGGACGCGACCGAGAAGAACATCTTCGTGCCGGTGCTGCTGAGCGCCGCGCGCGCGGCGCTCGCACGCGATGACGAGCGCATTCCCCTCGCCGCCCCCGGCCCGTTGCGCGCCTCCATCGAAACCTCGCTGCATGCGCTGCTGCCGCATCGCGTCGTGCTGCACGTCCACGCCGTTAACACCATCGCCTGGGCCGCGCGCCGCGACGCGCGCGAGGAGTTGGCGAGGCGGCTCGACGGCCTCGCCTGGCGCCACCTCGATTACTTTCATCCCGGCCTGCCGCTGGCGCGCGCGGTGAGCGCCGTCGTCGCCCAGGCGCGGGTCGACGTGCTGATCCTCGGCAATCACGGCCTCGTCGTCGGCGCCGACAATTGCGACGCGGCCGAGGCGCTGGTTCACGATGTGGAACGGCGGCTGGCGCTGCCGCCGCGCGCGGCACCTGTCGCCGATGAGGCCGCCTTGGCGCGTCTGTGCGCCGGCACGCCCTATCGTCTGCCGCAAGACGCCGCGAGCCACGGCACCGCGACCGATCCGTTCAGCCGCGCCGTCGCCACCGGCGGCTCGCTCTATCCGGACCATGTCGTGTTCCTCGGCCCGGGCCTGCCGACGATCGACGGCGCCGAGGGCCTGGCGACGCTGCTCGCGCGCACGCAAGCGAGCGGCCTGCCCGCCCCTGTCGCCGCGCTCGTGCCGGGGCTCGGCGCCATCATCCGCAGCGACGCCAGTGCCGGCGCCGAGGCGATGCTGAGCTGTCTCGCGCTGGTGACCAGCCGCCTGCCGCTGTTGGCCGAGATCGGCTATCTCTCGTCGCAGCACGAGCAGATGCTGCTGAATTGGGACGCTGAGCGCTACCGGCAGCAATTGACCGCGAGCCGCCAGTAG
- a CDS encoding ester cyclase, which produces MMSETNKQICRDYFKAFLARDAAWMEKHVAKTFVRHDPGLDFEVRGPEGVLQLHDALMPAFPDMKLELLDLVAEEDKVLVRLVIHATHTGPFGAMAPTGKPIRVAVLDLFKIRDGVLVEHWAQLDNLGMLKQLGALAA; this is translated from the coding sequence ATGATGTCCGAGACCAACAAGCAGATCTGCCGGGACTACTTCAAGGCGTTCCTCGCGCGCGATGCGGCGTGGATGGAGAAGCATGTGGCGAAAACCTTCGTCCGCCACGATCCGGGCCTCGACTTCGAGGTGCGCGGGCCGGAGGGCGTGCTGCAACTGCATGATGCGCTGATGCCGGCGTTCCCCGACATGAAACTGGAACTCCTGGATCTCGTCGCCGAGGAGGACAAGGTGCTGGTGCGACTGGTGATCCATGCCACCCACACCGGTCCGTTCGGCGCGATGGCGCCGACCGGCAAGCCGATCCGGGTCGCGGTGCTCGACCTGTTCAAGATCCGTGACGGCGTGCTGGTCGAGCACTGGGCGCAACTCGACAATCTGGGCATGCTGAAACAGCTCGGCGCGCTCGCGGCGTAG
- a CDS encoding glutathione S-transferase family protein has translation MAELILHHYELSTFSEKIRSAFGLKKLPWRSVDTPPAPPRPLLMPLTGGYRRIPVLQVGADIYCDTNIILPALERLHPEPTFYPSGSEGLARGLSFAWERAMWIPTIGVISHFIGDMFPAEFIRDRKEGYLGIDISKTAMAPSLPLHLQHLHAQYAWLKSALADGRPFIFGDRPSALDLTCYQTTFLMRKNCPGEVDKLAGLTPLIGWYDRIAALGHGAPLAMSADEAFSIAKAAHPTTPSHLPPNGDPSGLYAGQKVTVTPDDNARVPVTGTLVAADASEIVIHRRDHDAGDLHIHFPRLGFDVVAA, from the coding sequence ATGGCCGAGCTGATTCTGCATCATTACGAGCTTTCGACGTTCTCGGAGAAGATCCGCTCAGCCTTCGGGCTGAAGAAGCTGCCGTGGCGCTCGGTCGACACGCCGCCGGCGCCGCCGCGACCGCTGCTGATGCCGCTGACCGGCGGCTACCGCCGCATCCCGGTGCTGCAGGTCGGCGCCGACATCTATTGCGACACCAACATCATCCTTCCGGCGCTGGAGCGGCTGCATCCCGAGCCGACATTCTATCCGTCCGGCAGCGAAGGGCTGGCGCGCGGTCTGTCGTTTGCCTGGGAGCGCGCGATGTGGATCCCCACCATCGGCGTGATCTCGCATTTCATTGGCGACATGTTTCCGGCCGAGTTCATTCGGGATCGCAAGGAGGGCTATCTCGGCATCGACATCAGCAAGACAGCGATGGCGCCGAGCCTGCCGCTGCATCTGCAGCACCTGCACGCGCAATATGCCTGGCTGAAGTCGGCGCTCGCCGACGGCCGTCCCTTCATCTTCGGCGACAGGCCGAGCGCGCTCGACCTGACCTGCTATCAGACCACTTTTTTGATGCGCAAGAATTGCCCCGGCGAGGTCGACAAGCTGGCCGGCCTCACGCCGCTCATCGGCTGGTACGACCGCATCGCCGCGCTCGGGCACGGCGCACCCTTGGCGATGAGCGCGGACGAGGCCTTTTCCATCGCCAAGGCCGCGCATCCGACGACGCCGAGTCATCTTCCTCCCAATGGAGATCCATCGGGACTCTATGCGGGGCAGAAGGTCACGGTGACGCCCGATGACAATGCGCGCGTGCCCGTGACGGGCACGCTGGTGGCGGCGGATGCGAGCGAAATCGTCATCCATCGCAGGGATCACGACGCCGGTGACCTGCACATTCATTTCCCGCGCCTCGGATTCGATGTGGTGGCGGCGTAG
- a CDS encoding SDR family NAD(P)-dependent oxidoreductase: MIQPNLLDGRTIVITGAATGIGQAFAAGCAAHGANVVVADMNAVDETVALVERAGGRALAVRVDVADDGSVRDMAAAAMKAFGRIDGLITNAAYFREVKLTPFDELDPAVWDRIFAVNVKGVWHCCKAVAPAMRAQQSGSIVNIASVVAVAGQPGYLHYVATKGAVLSMTKGLAKEMGPNGVRVNVIAPGFVITDATRNRPVEWQQSFLKARALSREQKPGDLVGTALYLLSDLAGFVSGQTIVVDGGHIMH, translated from the coding sequence ATGATACAGCCAAATCTGCTCGACGGCCGCACCATCGTGATCACCGGCGCTGCGACCGGCATCGGCCAGGCTTTCGCGGCCGGCTGCGCGGCCCACGGCGCCAATGTCGTCGTTGCCGACATGAACGCCGTCGATGAGACGGTGGCGCTGGTCGAGCGTGCCGGCGGCCGCGCGCTGGCGGTGCGGGTCGACGTCGCCGATGACGGCTCGGTGCGCGACATGGCGGCGGCGGCGATGAAGGCGTTCGGCCGCATCGACGGGCTGATCACCAATGCCGCGTATTTCCGCGAGGTCAAGCTGACGCCGTTCGATGAGCTCGATCCCGCGGTGTGGGACCGCATCTTCGCGGTCAACGTCAAGGGTGTGTGGCACTGCTGCAAGGCGGTGGCGCCGGCCATGCGCGCACAGCAATCGGGCAGCATCGTCAACATCGCCTCGGTGGTCGCCGTGGCCGGCCAGCCCGGCTACCTGCACTATGTCGCCACCAAGGGCGCGGTGCTGTCGATGACCAAGGGTCTCGCCAAGGAGATGGGTCCGAACGGCGTGCGCGTCAACGTCATCGCGCCCGGCTTCGTGATCACCGATGCGACGCGTAACCGCCCTGTCGAATGGCAACAGAGCTTCCTGAAGGCGCGCGCGCTGTCGCGCGAGCAGAAGCCGGGCGACCTCGTCGGCACGGCGCTGTATCTCTTGTCCGACCTCGCCGGCTTTGTCTCCGGACAGACCATCGTCGTCGACGGCGGCCACATCATGCATTGA
- a CDS encoding glutathione S-transferase family protein, whose protein sequence is MMRILTNTTSPYARIARIALAEKGFDLGGTEVVNPWADDAGLIKLNPASRVPTLELDSGIPLTESLLIVTWLERKVQKPSLLDGDLDRIISRAGLAMGVIDAMANIITGVMQMDPHWGETRVGLKRRRTIITGFRALEADPPVYAGGTPDLSVILTAVAIDYVRLRFPEAPWREPTPRLDALRDATAARPAFMSTLPYV, encoded by the coding sequence ATGATGCGCATTCTCACCAACACCACCAGCCCCTATGCGCGGATCGCGCGCATCGCGCTCGCCGAGAAGGGGTTCGATCTCGGCGGCACTGAAGTCGTCAATCCCTGGGCCGACGATGCTGGGCTGATCAAGCTCAATCCGGCCTCGCGGGTCCCGACGCTCGAGCTCGACTCCGGCATCCCGCTGACCGAGAGCCTGCTGATCGTGACCTGGTTGGAGCGCAAGGTGCAAAAGCCCTCGCTGCTCGATGGCGATCTCGATCGCATCATCTCGCGCGCGGGCCTTGCGATGGGCGTGATCGACGCGATGGCCAACATCATCACCGGCGTGATGCAGATGGATCCGCATTGGGGCGAAACCCGAGTCGGGCTGAAGCGGCGGCGCACCATCATCACCGGCTTCCGCGCGCTGGAGGCCGATCCGCCGGTCTATGCCGGCGGCACGCCGGACCTCTCGGTGATCCTCACCGCGGTCGCCATCGACTACGTGCGGTTGCGGTTTCCGGAGGCGCCCTGGCGCGAGCCGACACCCAGGCTCGATGCGCTGCGCGACGCCACGGCGGCTCGACCGGCTTTCATGTCGACGCTGCCTTACGTCTGA
- a CDS encoding ABC transporter substrate-binding protein: MRRSIAAGVTALAAVLLLATPARADEKPFRILVIDDLTGIYQGNGGPNTVLATTMAAEDFGGKVLGRKVEVLSANHQNKPDIAASLAGRYIDQEGVSALVLGGSSSAGLAAQAIAKQRGITTLVTGGYASNFSGDQCSPYGTQWAPSTDALSNAVAKGLVDAGAKKWFFITADYVFGKSLSSDASKAVTAAGGSVVGEAKHPLDSPDMASQILQAQGSGADIIALANAGPDLVTTIKQAREFGMGDKLAAMLVFTNNVVSMGLDVAQGMKFPVAFYWDQNDASRAWGQRFMARNNKQVPTMGHALAYVATQHYLRSVQKAGTDDAKTIAKTIREIPIDSPMVSNARIQANGRVVMDLMIAEVKTPKESKDPAADLYKIRTTIPGASLFTPAEKSGCPSLLSE, from the coding sequence ATGAGACGATCCATTGCCGCCGGCGTGACCGCGCTGGCCGCCGTGCTGCTGCTGGCCACGCCGGCCCGCGCCGACGAGAAGCCCTTCCGCATCCTGGTGATCGACGACCTCACCGGCATCTATCAGGGCAATGGCGGCCCGAACACCGTGCTCGCCACGACGATGGCGGCGGAGGATTTTGGCGGCAAGGTGCTGGGCCGCAAGGTCGAGGTGCTCTCGGCCAACCACCAGAACAAGCCCGATATCGCCGCCTCGCTCGCCGGCCGCTACATCGATCAGGAGGGCGTGAGCGCGCTGGTGCTCGGCGGCTCGAGCTCCGCGGGTCTCGCGGCGCAGGCCATCGCCAAGCAGCGCGGCATCACCACCTTGGTGACCGGCGGCTATGCCTCCAACTTCTCCGGGGATCAGTGCTCGCCCTATGGCACGCAATGGGCGCCGTCCACCGACGCGCTGTCGAACGCGGTCGCGAAGGGCCTCGTCGATGCCGGCGCGAAGAAGTGGTTCTTCATCACCGCCGACTACGTGTTCGGCAAGTCCCTGTCCTCGGATGCCTCGAAGGCCGTGACTGCGGCGGGCGGCAGCGTGGTGGGAGAGGCCAAGCATCCGCTCGACTCGCCAGACATGGCCTCGCAGATCCTGCAGGCGCAGGGCTCGGGCGCCGACATCATCGCGCTCGCCAACGCCGGCCCCGATCTCGTCACCACGATCAAGCAGGCGCGCGAATTCGGCATGGGCGACAAGCTCGCGGCCATGCTGGTGTTCACCAACAACGTCGTGTCGATGGGCCTCGACGTCGCCCAGGGCATGAAATTCCCGGTCGCGTTCTACTGGGACCAGAACGACGCCTCGCGCGCCTGGGGGCAGCGCTTCATGGCCCGCAACAACAAGCAGGTGCCGACGATGGGGCACGCGCTCGCCTACGTCGCGACCCAGCACTATCTGAGATCGGTGCAGAAGGCCGGCACGGACGACGCCAAGACGATCGCCAAGACCATCCGCGAAATCCCGATCGACAGCCCGATGGTCTCCAATGCCAGGATCCAGGCCAACGGCCGCGTCGTGATGGACCTGATGATCGCCGAAGTGAAGACGCCGAAGGAGTCCAAGGACCCGGCGGCCGATCTCTACAAGATCCGCACCACGATCCCCGGCGCCAGCCTGTTCACGCCGGCCGAGAAGAGTGGCTGTCCGTCGCTGCTGTCGGAGTAA